The Daphnia pulex isolate KAP4 chromosome 3, ASM2113471v1 genome includes a region encoding these proteins:
- the LOC124190022 gene encoding uncharacterized protein LOC124190022 — protein MNRYSKDVIIVENQQLVICNELGGKRVFIDKIQLILGQLGNYKKVLVKGKTILRLKGIKMWGFETPLQADVYQDTVIEVLTSSDDCLPLAFKEWLEEIFDSDDENDQEKDLLKEVGLKEKDLKERDLKEKDLKEKNLKQKDLKQKDLEGKKDQLSDEDN, from the exons ATGAATCGTTACAGTAAAGATGTTATCATCGTAG AAAACCAACAATTGGTCATTTGCAATGAACTGGGAGGGAAGCGA gtatTCATAGACAAGATACAGCTTATTCTTGGCCAGCTAGGCAACTACAAAAAAGTTCTCGTCAAGGGCAAGACCATCCTCAGGTTAAAGGGTATCAAGATGTGGGGTTTTGAAACTCCGCTTCAAGCTGATGTTTATCAAGACACTGTCATTGAG GTGTTAACTTCTTCAGATGACTGCTTGCCTTTAGCATTCAAGGAATGGCTGGAGGAAATTTTTGATAGTGATGATGAGAACGACCAAGAGAAAGACCTGCTGAAAGAGGTAGGCCTGAAGGAGAAAGACTTGAAGGAGAGAGACTTGAAGGAGAAAGACTTGAAGGAGAAAAACTTGAAGCAGAAAGACTTGAAGCAGAAAGACCTCGAAGGGAAGAAAGATCAGCTTTCAGATGAAGATAATTAA
- the LOC124189931 gene encoding putative nuclease HARBI1: MNNIDEFERHIDVLNEVLNSDIDSDANEDELYEQRIEVRRRMVPFYRQRADIFDLFDDNQIYKVFRFDKASIWYIEGLISDKLGRKLFGQRCLLPIEQILVSLQFYANGTFQSTVGNVLKISQSSVSRCVRDVSKALCDIASDHIFFPDNLLEIQLGFTDIANLRGVVGSVDGTHIRIARPHLNEEIYVNRKGYHSINVQGICDAECNFLSVSASKPGSSHDANVFADSAIGQAFKNNEFGQSYLLGDSGYACTPFLLTPYSQPQGRAEVYRFLSFV, translated from the exons ATGAATAACATCGATGAGTTTGAACGTCACATTGATGTTTTGAACGAAGTCTTAAATAGTGACATTGACAGTGATGCGAATGAGGATGAATTGTATGAACAACGAATAGAAGTGAGAAGGAGAATGGTTCCATTTTATCGTCAACGTGCTGACATTTTTGATCTATTTGACGATAATCAAATTTACAAAGTATTTAGATTCGATAAAGCTTCTATTTGGTATATCGAAG GACTCATTTCCGACAAATTGGGCCGCAAGTTGTTTGGTCAAAGATGTTTGTTACCTATTGAACAAATACTTGTATCACTTCAATTTTATGCCAATGGAACATTCCAATCAACTGTTGGAAATGTGTTGAAGATAAGTCAGTCATCGGTCTCAAGATGTGTGAGAGATGTTTCTAAAGCTTTGTGTGACATAGCTTCCGATCACATATTCTTTCCTGACAATCTCTTAGAG ATTCAACTAGGCTTTACTGACATAGCAAATCTTAGAGGTGTAGTAGGGAGTGTCGATGGCACTCACATAAGAATTGCTAGGCCCCATCTCAATGAAGAGATCTATGTCAACCGAAAAGGTTACCACTCAATCAATGTGCAA GGGATTTGTGATGCAGAGTGCAATTTTTTAAGTGTAAGTGCCTCAAAGCCAGGCAGTAGTCACGATGCAAATGTGTTTGCAGATAGTGCGATTGGCCAGGCTTTCAAGAACAACGAGTTTGGCCAATCTTATCTCTTAGGCGATAGTGGCTATGCTTGTACTCCGTTTCTCCTTACGCCATACTCTCAACCCCAAGGAAGAGCTGAGGTATATAGGTTTCTCAGCTTTGTTTGA